Proteins encoded by one window of Arachis hypogaea cultivar Tifrunner chromosome 1, arahy.Tifrunner.gnm2.J5K5, whole genome shotgun sequence:
- the LOC112705400 gene encoding uncharacterized protein At5g19025 has protein sequence MRQQQLLATITTAIATMSPPCPPPPPPPKPKSTPISGACSCKHSPSATLDLLILILVLFSGAFLLSSYFSYIFNSLSLLLAQSAPNLHQLPISWLLGFFTFFGVSIVIVDFWCGARSRKCRAPGCKGLKKAMEFDLQLQTEENLRCGASDEIDRLPWKGGREGNPDYECLRSELRKMAPANGRAVLLFRARCGCPIAKLEGWGPKKGKRHKKSLQNATVNGKGDHR, from the exons ATGCGCCAGCAGCAGCTATTGGCCACCATAACCACCGCCATCGCCACCATGAGTCCCCCTTGTCCTCCACCTCCACCGCCACCAAAACCCAAATCTACGCCGATTTCCGGCGCGTGCAGCTGCAAGCACTCACCGTCGGCGACTCTGGACCTTCTCATTCTCATATTAGTGCTCTTCTCTGGCGCGTTCCTCCTCTCATCGTATTTCTCCTACATCTTCAACTCCCTCTCCCTCCTCCTCGCGCAATCGGCGCCTAACCTCCACCAGCTCCCGATCTCGTGGCTGCTAGGGTTCTTCACCTTCTTTGGCGTCTCGATCGTGATCGTCGATTTCTGGTGTGGCGCGCGATCCAGGAAGTGCCGGGCGCCGGGCTGCAAGGGCCTCAAGAAGGCGATGGAGTTCGATTTGCAGCTGCAGACGGAGGAGAACCTCCGTTGCGGCGCCTCCGATGAGATTGACAGGCTGCCATGGAAGGGCGGCAGGGAAGGCAATCCTGACTACGAGTGCCTTCGGTCTGAGCTCAGGAAGATGGCTCCCGCCAACGGACGCGCCGTCTTACTCTTCCGAGCGCGTTGCGGCTGCCCCATTGCCAAGCTCGAAGGTTGGGGCCCCAAGAAAGGAAAGCGCCATAAGAA ATCCCTACAGAATGCGACTGTTAATGGAAAAGGAGATCATCGCTGA
- the LOC112705409 gene encoding uncharacterized protein, with product MAKEFKVPPVAFPQPGNPPAGGPNIQQRRMAAPPFQPNSGIPFMSFDIGSAAASTSSGPIYSGPGTVGGSANFDDEEPLLDELGIHPEQIWSKIRSVLNPFRVNHTVHKDSDLSGPILLYMSFCLFQLLAGKIQFGVILGWIVVSSIFLYVVFNMLAGRAGNLDLHTCTSVVGYCMLPVVIYSAMSLFLPQGGIVAIVAASIFVLWATRASTGLIVLLADGGEEHRGLIAYACFLIYTLFSLLVVF from the coding sequence ATGGCTAAAGAGTTCAAGGTTCCGCCGGTGGCCTTCCCACAGCCCGGAAATCCCCCCGCAGGAGGTCCAAACATCCAGCAGCGACGCATGGCTGCGCCGCCCTTCCAGCCAAACTCCGGCATCCCCTTCATGTCCTTTGACATAGGCTCCGCCGCAGCGTCCACCTCATCTGGCCCAATCTACTCCGGACCCGGCACCGTGGGCGGCTCCGCCAACTTCGACGACGAGGAACCACTCCTCGATGAGCTCGGGATCCACCCTGAACAAATCTGGAGCAAGATCCGATCCGTTCTGAACCCGTTCCGCGTGAACCACACCGTCCACAAGGATTCCGATCTATCCGGACCGATCCTTCTCTACATGTCGTTTTGCCTCTTCCAGTTACTCGCCGGGAAAATCCAATTCGGCGTGATTCTTGGCTGGATCGTGGTCTCTTCGATCTTCTTGTACGTGGTTTTTAACATGCTTGCCGGTCGAGCCGGTAACTTGGACCTTCACACGTGCACCAGCGTGGTTGGTTACTGCATGTTGCCGGTGGTGATCTACTCGGCCATGTCGCTATTCCTGCCTCAGGGAGGGATCGTGGCGATTGTTGCCGCTTCGATTTTCGTGCTGTGGGCGACCAGGGCTTCGACGGGTCTCATCGTTTTGCTTGCGGATGGCGGCGAGGAACACCGTGGCTTGATAGCGTATGCGTGTTTCTTGATCTACACTCTATTTTCGTTGCTTGTTGTGTTCTAG